The proteins below come from a single Streptomyces tubercidicus genomic window:
- a CDS encoding MarR family winged helix-turn-helix transcriptional regulator — MSAGEPRWLDDDEQATWLALVSTVVRLPAALDVQLQRDAGISHFEYQILAGLSMSPERTLRMSALADFVDGSLSRLSHAVKRLEKEGWLYRTADPADGRFTLALLTDEGWGKVVDTAPGHVAEVRRLVLDPLTKAQQKQLREIGRRINNAIGPDSP; from the coding sequence ATGAGTGCAGGTGAGCCCCGCTGGCTGGACGACGATGAGCAAGCGACGTGGCTGGCTCTGGTCAGCACCGTGGTGCGGCTCCCGGCCGCTTTGGACGTCCAGCTTCAGCGCGACGCAGGGATCAGCCACTTCGAGTACCAGATCCTGGCCGGGCTCTCCATGAGCCCGGAGCGCACGCTGCGGATGAGCGCCCTGGCCGACTTCGTCGACGGCTCGCTCTCCCGGCTCTCCCATGCGGTCAAACGCCTGGAGAAGGAGGGCTGGCTCTACCGCACCGCTGATCCCGCCGATGGCCGCTTCACCCTCGCGCTCCTCACCGACGAGGGCTGGGGCAAGGTCGTGGACACCGCCCCCGGCCATGTCGCGGAGGTGCGCCGCCTGGTGCTCGATCCCCTCACCAAGGCCCAGCAGAAACAGCTGCGCGAGATCGGCCGCCGCATCAACAACGCCATCGGACCCGACAGTCCCTGA